CGATCGCCGCGATGCCCGAAGGCGTCGAACGCGACCGCGTTGCGAGGCACGGCCATCGCGTCGAATCGCAGCTGCGGCGGGAACTCAATGCCAGCGGCCCCGGAGATTTCGCGACTATGTGGCACACCGCGGCGGACACGGCGGCCGGCGAGGACGATTCCGTTCGCGAGTCGGCGATGCGGCTCTGGAAGGCGTTTTCGGCCGACGGCGATCTGCTCGACGCGGACCGGGCGCTCCCGGCGCGGGTCGTGCGTGCGGCCTGGAACGCAGTTCAAGGCAAGAAATCGGCGGACTTTCGGAGCCGCGCCGAACGGCTCCTGCACAAGCTTCGCGACATACTCGCGGCCGAGGCAAACGATTCAGTCGCCGGCCGCGCGCCCGAGAGACTTCGGGCCGGTGTCGGATCTTCGTTCGCCGGAGCGTTCGATTTCGACGCTCTGTCACGCATTCTCGTCGAATCAAAACCCGGCATCCGGCTCTCGGACACTCGCCGGGAACGGATCCGCGGCCTCATCGACGTTCTCGAGCGTCAGCGTTTTTTTCCGCTCGGCAACGGTGCGCCGGCCCCTTACGAGTTCTTTTTCGAACATTGCGCGGACGCGATCCGGGCTTACAACGAGCGACGCTCCGACGCGGTCGCGCTCATCAAGTCACTGGCCGTCGCCGAACTTGAAGCGGTCGGCGACTATCGCGAATCGGTACACGACGTTCTTTTCGCGGATTTCGGCGCGAACGGCCTCGATGTCGGCGAACTCGGCCAACTTCCGGACTATCTCGTCTGCATTGACGGACGAACGATCGACGCCGCCGAGACGTCTGAGATCGTCGAACTTCTCGCCGCCGGACTGCCGTTCAACGTCCTGGTCCAAACGGACGACGTGCTTGAATCTTCGGCCGTCGCGGAAGGCCACGTTGCTCTCGGTTTGCGTGCGCGCCAACTCGTCAACACCGCTATCGGGCTGACCGACGTCTTTGTTCTTCAGGCGGGCGCATCCGGACTTTTCGGCGCGCGCGAGTCGCTGCTGCGCGGACTTTCCTATGACGGCCCGGCGCTGTTCAGCGTTTTTTCGGGCGTGAACGATCATACGGGCGATGTTCCGTCGTATCTGATCGCCGCGGCGGCGACCGAATCAAGGGTTTTCCCCTCGATCGTTTATGATCCGTCGGCGGGTTCCGATTGGGCGTCGCGATTGAGCGTTGCCGGCAATCCGTCCGTCGGGGACGACTGGCCGGTGCATCGATTCACTTATGAGGATCGCGAACTTCAGTCCGTG
The DNA window shown above is from Acidobacteriota bacterium and carries:
- a CDS encoding ferredoxin translates to MDARLQHQIAFYLTGRRGTDLAPLDGSFRPALLARYRDLSELRYDFPLVLNRGATPDRTVLSLSRLVDDAIAAMPEGVERDRVARHGHRVESQLRRELNASGPGDFATMWHTAADTAAGEDDSVRESAMRLWKAFSADGDLLDADRALPARVVRAAWNAVQGKKSADFRSRAERLLHKLRDILAAEANDSVAGRAPERLRAGVGSSFAGAFDFDALSRILVESKPGIRLSDTRRERIRGLIDVLERQRFFPLGNGAPAPYEFFFEHCADAIRAYNERRSDAVALIKSLAVAELEAVGDYRESVHDVLFADFGANGLDVGELGQLPDYLVCIDGRTIDAAETSEIVELLAAGLPFNVLVQTDDVLESSAVAEGHVALGLRARQLVNTAIGLTDVFVLQAGASGLFGARESLLRGLSYDGPALFSVFSGVNDHTGDVPSYLIAAAATESRVFPSIVYDPSAGSDWASRLSVAGNPSVGDDWPVHRFTYEDRELQSVNEDLAFTAADFMMLDDRFSAHFAVAAIDGQQDSLIPVPEALTAGTLSEKVPSVALVDADNRLRRAILDDRLLLETRRCRAMWHSLQELAGIHNSHAERLLAEELRKREKPVEEPRSEPVGGAPAPVLVEAQEPSAPASDDPYIETSRCTSCNECTHVNAKMFVYNENKQAYIADPDAGTFRQLVEAAEGCQVGIIHPGKPRNPREPGLDDLLARAEPFL